The DNA region TAACCTAATAGATTAAAGAATTAATTCGTTGTGGATATAAATTTTAAGTAAAAATTTATTGTTTGTCAATAAATTATCGCATACATAAaatataatttcaatttttaatatatacttttttaaataGACGTTTGAACTGATCATTCGTCCAACTCAAGGTAATTTATTTtcgataattatttaaaaaattattcactaATTTGTTGAAGATTTAGACAATATataattaagtaaaaaaattctACTTATCCTTTAAAATTTAGACTGTAGTTAacttttttaagaatttattattatttaattaatttaaatatccaCTTTCACATATTAGTTGTTCAAAAAATCAGAAAAGTTACAATGTAAATATATCATAATTTAACTAATTTCCTCAATTATTCTTTGATTCCAAATTTAATTCCAAGATTTAATTTCTCAGTTAATACAAGACCCCAATAATATTCAAAGAATTACTGCATTACATGATTGAATTGTACATACACActaaatatttctctttttctttttttttctttttttttttttgaaatagtgGTTATGAGCTGTGTCCACTAATACATGATTGTATTCATAAGtgttttatttataaatacacattctAGGGTTAGGGCtctctctcactttttctttctctctctttaccAGATTTCTTTCTATATATGCCTCTACTTGATTTTCAATTCACCAAACTCACACAaaacactaacaaattaaaattctcaacaattttctcctccttctttttccttcttcgtcTCCAAATAGTTCTATAGAATGAGGAAGCGCCAAGTAGTTTTGAGAAGAGAGGAGCCAACAAGGAGTGTTAGGACCGTGAAATATGGCGAGTGCCAGAAGAACCACGCCGCGAGCGTAGGCGGCTACGCGGTCGATGGCTGCAGGGAGTTCATGGCAAGCGGCGAGGAGGGGACAGGGGCTGCCCTCGCCTGCGCCGCTTGCGGCTGCCATAGAAGCTTCCACAAGAGAGAGGTTGAGACTGAAGTAGTGTGTGAGTGTTCTTCACCACCACCCTCTAATAATGGAACTACTTAGAAAGACACCacttttaaaaaattgtaatgcctcttttttttttaaagaaaaaaaaaagaaatggttGTAAAATATTCTGTGGACTtgcttaattattttattttccttggtGTTAAGATTTGGGATTTTAACATTCATTATTTCACTCTATTAATATTGGTATTATTCTAGCTAGAGTAGTATGTTCTTAATTTTATGTGTGTAAAGTGTTAAAGCAATTAGGAAgttgtattttcttaattttaattaatattttttttgtcatatatAATTATGTGTGAGCCATGTTATTAAGGATTATTTGCTTGTTGTTGATAAACTACTAGTCAACAAATTAaagtgaataatttttttatttattttctttctttaatttctatttcCTTTTTggtgtgatgatatttttgataTCCAATCAAGATCGtagaaaatatccaaaataatttGAACCCTTCACGCTAAACCAAACCCCCCTACTTTGTTTAGCCCTctctttccaatttttttttcttttttctattttggtaatGAGCCGTTTCTGAATTAAATTTTCTCCTATATAATAGATGATGACCAAGACAATAATAATGTTTCTTTAATATATTCTTTGTCAATTTTTTTCTACCATATTATGCATGCTAGTAAGTTTCCCTAGTGTGC from Arachis hypogaea cultivar Tifrunner chromosome 10, arahy.Tifrunner.gnm2.J5K5, whole genome shotgun sequence includes:
- the LOC112716391 gene encoding mini zinc finger protein 2, translated to MRKRQVVLRREEPTRSVRTVKYGECQKNHAASVGGYAVDGCREFMASGEEGTGAALACAACGCHRSFHKREVETEVVCECSSPPPSNNGTT